One part of the Raphanus sativus cultivar WK10039 chromosome 7, ASM80110v3, whole genome shotgun sequence genome encodes these proteins:
- the LOC108831158 gene encoding uncharacterized protein LOC108831158 has product MRRKKAIEKAKQQRLLFLQILTTIFVVEVNSDDRGGSFHRLVPTMSNISIKETTFLCDAAVQKKLQRNNFYKVCLQRTELYSFLSNYLANLLFFYWRFRISLRFMADGIRRAMQDIDLGFNNAPFVLPAEVVRQAAEENSFILIGRPVMPRRQNLRAIVATMPRNWGFEGIVRGRVTEGRRFQFVFPSEEALETVLRRGPWAYAERMLVLQRWTPLMDMELLNFIPFWIQDRGIPFQYMNREVIVNIARLMGQYIQMDYNEEVGGRQEFVRIRLNWNVAHPVCFQQHFRFTLGVNTLLRFRFERLRGFCEECGMLTHDSGACIINNGGMEQGGGDDDGDNDQDDDAPAPNHGVIIEEIHEEEAMEEEVVADPVQKEYGNTEVMETEADDEEL; this is encoded by the coding sequence ATGAGACGAAAAAAGGCGATTGAAAAGGCGAAACAACAACGGTTACTTTTCCTGCAAATTCTCACCACAATCTTCGTGGTTGAAGTTAATTCTGATGACAGGGGTGGCAGTTTTCACAGATTGGTGCCCACGATGTCCAATATCTCCATAAAGGAAACCACTTTCCTTTGTGATGCAGCGGTTCAGAAGAAGTTACAGAGAAATAACTTCTATAAAGTCTGTTTGCAACGAACAGAACTTTATTCGTTTCTCTCTAATTATCTTGCAAATCTACTGTTCTTCTACTGGAGATTTAGGATTTCTCTGCGATTCATGGCAGACGGTATACGAAGAGCAATGCAAGATATCGATTTGGGTTTCAATAATGCTCCTTTTGTTCTCCCGGCCGAAGTAGTTCGGCAAGCGGCTGAGGAGAATAGCTTCATCCTCATTGGCAGACCAGTGATGCCAAGGCGTCAGAACCTTCGTGCGATTGTCGCTACAATGCCTCGTAATTGGGGTTTTGAAGGGATTGTTCGCGGTCGAGTCACTGAAGGAAGGAGATTTCAATTTGTGTTTCCCTCGGAGGAGGCTTTGGAGACTGTTCTTCGTAGAGGACCATGGGCCTATGCGGAGAGGATGCTGGTGTTACAGCGGTGGACGCCGTTGATGGATATGGAGTTACTCAACTTTATTCCTTTTTGGATACAAGATCGTGGGATCCCCTTCCAGTACATGAACCGTGAAGTCATTGTGAACATTGCAAGGCTCATGGGTCAGTACATCCAAATGGATTACAATGAGGAAgtgggaggaagacaagagTTTGTGAGGATCAGACTCAACTGGAATGTTGCGCATCCTGTTTGCTTCCAACAACATTTCCGATTCACACTGGGCGTTAACACTCTCCTTCGGTTCAGATTTGAGCGATTGAGAGGTTTCTGCGAGGAATGTGGCATGCTCACTCATGATTCAGGAGCGTGTATCATCAACAATGGGGGCATGGAGCAAGGtggaggtgatgatgatggcGACAATGATCAGGATGATGATGCGCCAGCACCAAATCACGGTGTGATTATTGAGGAAATTCACGAAGAGGAGGCAATGGAAGAGGAAGTTGTGGCTGATCCAGTTCAAAAAGAGTATGGGAACACAGAGGTTATGGAGACAGAGGCAGATGATGAAGAATTATGA